One Lycium barbarum isolate Lr01 chromosome 5, ASM1917538v2, whole genome shotgun sequence genomic window carries:
- the LOC132642227 gene encoding F-box/kelch-repeat protein At2g43270-like translates to MLKIMPYIPSEVIFEILLRLPVKSILKFKSVSKSWLFLLSSPQFINTHLNFSRKDFPHKLLILDRDQILSKKKCALYSPVSKKNSAVCVDLDYPVKSPGCNTPQFIGSCDGLVCLLVENSLILWNPSTRKWKEIPKEKTHQISQDYYCTYGFGYDKYNDDYKLVLLYSSKIKNSGSEVKVYSLRTNSWKKIKGFVSGYIYGNSGVLLNGIVHWDTRPHHDFNGCYNYIVSFDLETEKQGKIELPSYENEDVHWDLMSSRDSLFGFCHCESQGEVDIWVMKEYGVKESWTKFASVAYYVIPGIFYLPLYINEDGEVLLINGQSLVLFNTRNNTFKDLQVHVPDTQLRIDMTTYNETLVSPVFNDEDGCRLW, encoded by the coding sequence ATGCTTAAAATAATGCCGTACATTCCAAGTGAAGTTATCTTTGAAATTCTCCTAAGATTGCCTGTAAAATCCATTTTGAAATTCAAGTCTGTTTCAAAATCCTGGCTTTTTTTACTATCATCTCCTcaattcatcaatactcatctCAACTTTTCAAGAAAAGATTTCCCCCACAAACTCCTAATATTAGACCGTGACCAAATTTTATCTAAGAAAAAATGTGCCCTCTATTCCCCTGTTTCTAAAAAAAACTCTGCCGTCTGTGTTGATCTTGATTATCCTGTAAAATCCCCTGGTTGTAATACTCCTCAGTTTATTGGTTCTTGTGATGGTTTGGTTTGTTTATTAGTCGAAAACTCGCTTATTTTGTGGAATCCCTCTACTAGAAAATGGAAAGAGATTCCAAAAGAAAAAACTCATCAGATAAGTCAAGATTATTATTGTACTTATGGGTTTGGTTATGACAAGTACAATGATGATTATAAGTTGGTTTTATTATATAGTTCTAAAATCAAGAATAGTGGAAGTGAAGTGAAGGTTTATAGTTTGAGGACTAATTCTTGGAAAAAGATTAAGGGGTTTGTTAGTGGTTATATTTATGGTAATTCTGGTGTTTTGTTGAATGGTATTGTTCATTGGGATACTCGTCCACATCATGATTTTAATGGTTGTTATAACTATATTGTATCGTTCGATTTGGAAACAGAGAAACAGGGGAAGATAGAGTTACCTAGCTATGAAAATGAAGATGTTCATTGGGATTTAATGTCTTCAAGAGATTCTTTATTTGGATTTTGCCATTGTGAATCTCAAGGAGAAGTAGATATATGGGTAATGAAGGAATATGGAGTTAAAGAATCTTGGACTAAATTCGCTTCGGTTGCCTACTATGTAATTCCGGGAATCTTTTATTTACCCCTGTATATAAATGAGGATGGTGAGGTACTACTTATAAACGGGCAAAGTTTGGTGCTTTTTAATACGAGAAATAACACGTTCAAGGATCTTCAGGTTCATGTACCCGATACTCAACTTAGAATTGATATGACTACCTATAACGAGACCCTTGTTTCACCGGTTTTTAATGATGAAGATGGATGCAGACTCTGGTAG
- the LOC132640263 gene encoding uncharacterized protein LOC132640263, with protein MANLSRREFVALDISDNSYMSWILDAEIHLNAMGLEDTIKDKNEASNQNRAKAMIFLRHHLDENLKMEYLTVKDPLTLWNDLKDRYDHLKMVILPQARFDWLHLRFQDFKSVKAYNSTMFKIISQLKLCGENITDLDMLEKTFSTFPASSMLLQQQYREMKFKKYSDLISHLLVVEQHNELLMKNHKSRPTGTAPFPEVNEANFRHSRRGRGRGPSRGHGRGRGRDFNHDSRFAPYNTLDHQQCKRKDEKHEVVQKKNSENNCFRCGGKGHWSRTCRTPKHLVELYQASLKRAEKDAEANFISEDNVEPMHLDVADFFEFPEGKIDHLIGDGSVLT; from the coding sequence atggcaaatctttctagacgtgaatttgtagccttagatatatccgacaatagctatatgtcttggattcttgatgccgagattcaccttaatgcaatgggtctggaagacaccatcaaagataaaaacgaggcatcaaaccaaaaccgtgctaaggcaatgatattcctccgccatcatcttgatgagaatttaaaaatggaatatctcacggttaaagatcctcttacgctgtggaatgatctgaaagatagatatgatcacctgaagatggtcatacttccacaagcacgttttgattggctccatttaaggttccaagattttaaatctgttaaggcatacaattctactatgtttaaaattatttctcaattgaaattatgtggtgaaaatattactgatcttgatatgctggagaaaacattctccacttttcctgcctcgagtatgctcctgcagcagcaataccgagagatgaagttcaaaaaatattctgatttaatctcacatcttctagtggttgaacaacataatgaattattgaTGAAAAATCAtaaaagccgacccactggtactgccccattccctgaagtgaatgaggcaaattttcgccattctaggcgtggaagaggtcgtggccccagtcgtggtcatggtcgtggtcgaggaagggattttaatcatgattctcgttttgcaccatataatacccttgaccaccagcagtgtaaaaggaaggatgaaaagcatgaagttgtgcaaaagaaaaattcagaaaataattgcttccgatgtggaggaaaagggcactggtcacgtacctgtcgtacgccaaagcaccttgttgagctatatcaagcctccctcaaaagggcagaaaaggatgccgaagcaaattttatttctgaagataatgttgagcctatgcatctagatgtggcagatttctttgaattccctgaaggaaaaatagaccatctgatcggtgatggatctgtattaacttag